DNA from Bacteroidales bacterium:
AGATCTTTACATTGTTGGCTTCAGCTTTATCGCTGGTTTCACGGGCTAACTGCAGCAGATCGTCTTCAACTAGCGAGCTTCCGATTTCTCCGCCTAGCGCCTTGATGAAAGTGAACATCATCCCGCCACCGATCAGCAGGTTATCCACCTTATCGATCAGGTTGTTGATGATCTCGATCTTTCCTGAGACTTTTGCCCCGCCTAGGATGGCAGTAAAGGGTCGTTCGGTGTTTTTCAGCACCCGGTCGATGTTCTTCACTTCATCTTCCATGATATAGCCGAACATCTTGTTTTCGGGGAAGAACTTTGCGATGATGGCGGTGGAAGCGTGCGCACGGTGGGCGGTTCCGAAGGCATCGTTGACGTAAACATCCCCGAGCCGGGCCAGCTTTCCGGCAAACTCTTCATCCCCTTTTTCTTCCTGCTTGTAAAACCGGAGATTTTCGAGAAGCAATACCTCCATGCTTTTTAAACCGGCAGCCAATTTCATGGCCTGCTCACCGATACAATCGTCAGCAAACTTCACAGGAACGCCAAGCTTATCTTTCAGATAAGGAAGCAGGTGTTTCAGGGAATATTTATCCGTCGGGCCTTCCTTGGGCCTTCCCAGGTGCGACATCAGGATCGCCGAGCCGCCATCTTTCAAAATCTTTTTAATAGTAGGAATTGCCGCATCTATGCGGGAAGTATCGGTGATATGGTAATTTTCATCGAGAGGGACATTAAAATCAACCCTGATCAGGGCTCTTTTCCCATTAAAATTATAGTCTTTAAATGTTTTCATAGAATGATTTTTTTTAACGGGGATGATTTCCCGGGTTGCAAAATTATAAAAATGCCCGCTGTAATTCACTATCTTTGCGCCTAATTTTTAAATCGTTTGTAAGATGAGGATTATCATAGCCGGGGACGGTGAAGTCGGCCTTTATCTGGCACAGGAATTATCCAAAGAAGACCACCAAATCACGATGATCGTTCCAACAGAGGAATTGGTCAAATCGATAGAATCGCATAGCGACATCCTGGCAACCGTTGGTGATTCCACCCTGATTTCGGTGCTGAAAAGGGCAGATGTGAAAAAGGCCGATTTGCTTATTTCCGGACTGCACGAAGAACGGATCAATATCTTAACCGCCGCACTTGGTAAAAAGATCGGGGCAATTAAGACCATTGCGCGGATAAATACCCTTGAGTACCTTTCGGATGAGAACCGTAAAATGTTCCAGGAACTGGGTGTCGATCACCTGGTCTGTCCTGAAGATATCGCGGCCACTGAAGTGGTGGACCTTCTGAAACAAACGGCTGCCACTGAAACCTTTGATTTTTCTGAAGGAAAGCTCTCACTCTTTCTTGTTCGGTTGGAAAAAAATGCCCCTGTACTGAATAAAACCCTCGACCAGCTCGCAAAAGAGTATGTTCACCTGCATTTCAGGACCGTGGCCATCCACCGGAACCGGAAAACGCTCATACCCAAAGGAAACGATATGTTCCTTGAAAATGACCTCGCGTATGTGATCACTAAACCGCAAGGGATCAGTGATCTGCTCAAACTGAGCGGAAAATCCAGGATCACTATCCATAACCTGATGATATTAGGCGGAGGAAGAGTGGGTCGTACTGTGGCCAGACGATTGGAACAATCCATGAATATCAAGCTGATCGAGAAAGATAAGGAACGGGCGATACAACTAGCTAACATGCTGGATAACTGCCTGGTGATCCATGGTGATGCCCGTGACATCCAATTACTTGAAGATGAAGATATTTCAGGGATGGATGCCTTCGTGGCGCTGACTGACAACTCGGAAACCAATATCCTTGCCTGCCTGCATGCGAAAAAATTTGGGGTGCCCCGTACCATCGCGCTTGTCGAAAATATAGATTATATCGACATCTCCCAAAACATCGGGATAGATACGATCGTATGTAAAAAACTCAGTACGGCCAGCAATATCATCCGGTTTACGATGAATTCAGAAGTGACTTCCATCAAATGCCTCAGCGCTATTAATGCGGAAGTCCTGGAACTGGTTACCAAGCCCCATTCACCGGTGACCAAAGCGCCAATCCGAAAATTAAAATTCCCCAAAGGGGCCATCATCGGCGGGATTGTGCGTGGACCGGACAGTTTTATAGCCGTTGGTGATTTCCAGATCCAGGAAGGTGATAAGGTCGTGGTCTTCGCACTGCCGGAAGCTGTCCATGCCGTCGATGAATTGTTCCATGAAAGCTGATTTTGATTAATATTGTCCATATTACTCATTAATATTTCATGATTGGTAAAGCAGAAATTGACCTAAAACAGATTATCAATCTTATTGGATTTTTTCTGGTAGTTGAGGGGATTTTTATGTTGTCCGGCCTGCCTTTCTCTTTATATTACCATGAGGAACCTGCCTTTACGCTTCTGTTATCTTTTCTTATCACTTCCGGCAGCGGAGGGGTTATCTGGTATTTTACCCGCAGGAAAAGCAAGGATACGATCAACAAGCGGGAAGGCTTCCTGGTAGTCAGCCTGACCTGGGTAACTATCAGCTTGTTTGGGACCCTGCCTTTCATTATCAGTGGCACTATTCCTTCGTTTACAGATGCTTTCTTTGAAACCATGTCGGGCTTTACTACCACGGGAGCATCTATCCTGACCGATGTGGAAATCCTTCCGCGGGGAATTCTCTTCTGGCGCAGCATGACCCACTGGATAGGCGGAATGGGTATTATCGTTTTATCTGTCGCAGTATTTCCTTTCCTTGGTATTGGGGGAATGCAGCTATATTCTGCTGAAATGCCGGGGGTCACGAAGGACAAGTTGCATCCGCGCATAACTGAAACAGCTAAGATCTTATGGGGTATCTACGTTGTGCTGACCCTCGTGGAAACAGGTTTGTTAATGCTGGGAGGCATGACCCTGCTCGACAGCTTGTGTCATTCATTCGGATCGATGGCCACAGGCGGTTTTTCCACGAAAAATACCAGTCTCGGAGGGTATTCTAGCTATATCCAATATATTATCGTCATTTTTATGATCCTGGCCGGAACAAATTTTACCCTGCATTACCTGGCATTACACGGAAAATTAAAACAAATATGGCGCAATGAAGAATTCAGGAAATACCTTTATATCCTGGGGGGAGTAAGCCTTGTCATTACTATGTTTTTAGTATGGAAAACCGGCATGGGTTGGGAAAAAGCCTTCAGGGATGCTTTATTCCAGGTGGTTTCCATTGTCACGACAACCGGCTATTTCACTTCTGATTATTTAGTATGGCCAGGGGCACTATGGTTCTTTATTTTTTTACTGATGTTCATCGGAGGTATGGCCGGTTCGACAGGTGGCGGGATCAAAGTAGTCCGCCAGTTACTGCTTTTTAAAAATGTTGGAAAAGAATTGAAACGAGCGATACATCCTCAGGGTGTTATCCCGGTCAGGATGAATCATGAAGCTGTCCCGCAGGAGATTATTTATAAAGTGATGGCTTTTTTCCAGCTCTACATCCTGATCTTTATCTTCGGGGCCATGTTTCTGTCGTTTCTTGGCCTCGACTTCGAAACGGCTATTGGAGCCAGCATTTCTGCTCTTGGTAACATAGGCCCGGGGCTCGGAAATGTTGGTCCTGTTGGAAATTATGCTTTCATCCCGGCAACCGGTAAATGGTTAC
Protein-coding regions in this window:
- a CDS encoding TrkH family potassium uptake protein, with the translated sequence MIGKAEIDLKQIINLIGFFLVVEGIFMLSGLPFSLYYHEEPAFTLLLSFLITSGSGGVIWYFTRRKSKDTINKREGFLVVSLTWVTISLFGTLPFIISGTIPSFTDAFFETMSGFTTTGASILTDVEILPRGILFWRSMTHWIGGMGIIVLSVAVFPFLGIGGMQLYSAEMPGVTKDKLHPRITETAKILWGIYVVLTLVETGLLMLGGMTLLDSLCHSFGSMATGGFSTKNTSLGGYSSYIQYIIVIFMILAGTNFTLHYLALHGKLKQIWRNEEFRKYLYILGGVSLVITMFLVWKTGMGWEKAFRDALFQVVSIVTTTGYFTSDYLVWPGALWFFIFLLMFIGGMAGSTGGGIKVVRQLLLFKNVGKELKRAIHPQGVIPVRMNHEAVPQEIIYKVMAFFQLYILIFIFGAMFLSFLGLDFETAIGASISALGNIGPGLGNVGPVGNYAFIPATGKWLLSFLMLLGRLELFTVLILITPSFWKR
- the trkA gene encoding Trk system potassium transporter TrkA, with translation MRIIIAGDGEVGLYLAQELSKEDHQITMIVPTEELVKSIESHSDILATVGDSTLISVLKRADVKKADLLISGLHEERINILTAALGKKIGAIKTIARINTLEYLSDENRKMFQELGVDHLVCPEDIAATEVVDLLKQTAATETFDFSEGKLSLFLVRLEKNAPVLNKTLDQLAKEYVHLHFRTVAIHRNRKTLIPKGNDMFLENDLAYVITKPQGISDLLKLSGKSRITIHNLMILGGGRVGRTVARRLEQSMNIKLIEKDKERAIQLANMLDNCLVIHGDARDIQLLEDEDISGMDAFVALTDNSETNILACLHAKKFGVPRTIALVENIDYIDISQNIGIDTIVCKKLSTASNIIRFTMNSEVTSIKCLSAINAEVLELVTKPHSPVTKAPIRKLKFPKGAIIGGIVRGPDSFIAVGDFQIQEGDKVVVFALPEAVHAVDELFHES
- a CDS encoding phosphoglycerate kinase, which codes for MKTFKDYNFNGKRALIRVDFNVPLDENYHITDTSRIDAAIPTIKKILKDGGSAILMSHLGRPKEGPTDKYSLKHLLPYLKDKLGVPVKFADDCIGEQAMKLAAGLKSMEVLLLENLRFYKQEEKGDEEFAGKLARLGDVYVNDAFGTAHRAHASTAIIAKFFPENKMFGYIMEDEVKNIDRVLKNTERPFTAILGGAKVSGKIEIINNLIDKVDNLLIGGGMMFTFIKALGGEIGSSLVEDDLLQLARETSDKAEANNVKIYIPQDAIIASALTIDADWKESGSTNIPDGWMGLDIGSKAIQAYREVILNSKTILWNGPMGVFEMSNFEAGTKAIAEAVAEATQNGAFSLIGGGDSVAAINKYHLKEKVSYVSTGGGAMLEYIEGKELPGVAAIKGH